CCTGGCTTGCGGGGAGCAGGTGCCTTCTCCAGTGATTTTCAAGCAGTTCCTCCAGCAGGGAGTGATTCAGTTCTGTCAGATTGATGCAACCAGGCTCTCTGGGGTGAATGATGTGATGGCCGTGATTTTATTGGCAGCAAAATACTGTGTTCCTGTTTGCCCGCATGGTGGAGGAATTGGCTTGTGCAACATGATCCAGCACTATGCGATCTGGGATCAAATTGCCGTCTCAGGAAACTCAGCTGGCCAGGTGGTGGAATACCTGAACTTTTTGCAAGAGGATGTGTTTCTAAACCCAGTGCGGATGCATCAGGGCGCCTATGTTCTCCCAAGTCAGCTCGGATGGGGCTTGGAGATGAAAGATGACTTTGTCCGTGAACACTCCTATCCAGCAGGAAAGATCTGGCAAGGTAGGGAGTCCTCGGGTGGAGTGACTTTTCTGGCTTGAGCGTTCTGATGAACCTGATGACCTCCTCTTGAATTGAATGGCACGGAGCGACCTACATGATACTGAAACCAACTAAGTATAGTATCGGGGACCTGCAACTGGAGTCGGGAGAGGTCATTCGAAATGCGTTTGTTTCTGCAGCAATCATTGGCAAAAAACCTCTCAAGGAAGGCAGAGCAGTTTTATGTTGTGCTTCGATTGCAGGTAATCACCGCCGACTAGAATTTCTGATGGGACCAGGATGTGCCCTAGACCCTGATCAGTATTGTATTATTGCTACGGATGCTCTTGGTAATGGATGGTCTTCATCGCCCAGCAATAGTCGAGAGCAACCAGG
The nucleotide sequence above comes from SAR324 cluster bacterium. Encoded proteins:
- a CDS encoding enolase C-terminal domain-like protein; translated protein: LACGEQVPSPVIFKQFLQQGVIQFCQIDATRLSGVNDVMAVILLAAKYCVPVCPHGGGIGLCNMIQHYAIWDQIAVSGNSAGQVVEYLNFLQEDVFLNPVRMHQGAYVLPSQLGWGLEMKDDFVREHSYPAGKIWQGRESSGGVTFLA